Proteins from a genomic interval of Phyllopteryx taeniolatus isolate TA_2022b chromosome 3, UOR_Ptae_1.2, whole genome shotgun sequence:
- the nr6a1a gene encoding nuclear receptor subfamily 6 group A member 1-A isoform X1 produces the protein MEIEKRTNGFDYPERNNAKPVHGFYGDHPLDPENNDSMDDPAEQRTCLICGDRATGLHYGIISCEGCKGFFKRSICNKRVYRCSRDKNCEMSRKQRNRCQYCRLLKCLQMGMNRKAIREDGMPGGRNKSIGPVQITEEEIERIMSGQEFKEDAPEHTWGNNGDSDHSSPSNGASEGNQPSPASTLSSNRSIEMNGYTAALRDQYINTSMSTHYQLLPHLFSYAAQSGLLAPQPRNLYPQSHPLVLQLVAAEDLNPLATPMLIEDGYKVTQVELFALLCRLADELLFRQISWIKKLPFFCELSIEDYTCLLSSTWQELILLSCLTIYSAQIFGDLANVTAKYTPSDDELQGFSEDGMEVMERLIYLFRKFHQLKISNEEYACMKAINFLNQDIRGLSNISQLEQLNKRYWYVCQDYTEYKYPHQPKRFPEIMMCLPEIRCIAGKLVNVPLEQLPLLFKAVLHSCKSSLTSYRTGPSPCVTASSGN, from the exons ATGATCCAGCTGAGCAACGTACTTGCCTTATCTGTGGAGATCGAGCCACAGGCCTGCACTATGGCATCATCTCCTGTGAGGGCTGCAAGGGTTTCTTTAAGCGCAGCATTTGCAACAAGCGTGTCTATCGATGCAGCAGGGACAAGAACTGCGAGATGTCACGCAAGCAACGCAACCGCTGCCAGTATTGCCGCCTACTCAAGTGTCTACAAATGGGGATGAACCGCAAAG CAATCAGAGAGGATGGCATGCCAGGAGGAAGGAATAAAAGCATTGGGCCAGTTCAG aTCACAGAAGAAGAGATTGAGCGCATCATGTCAGGCCAGGAATTCAAGGAGGACGCCCCAGAGCATACATGGGGCAACAACGGTGACAGCGACCACAGCTCTCCCAGCAACGGCGCTTCGGAGGGCAACCAGCCGTCGCCCGCCTCCACGCTGTCATCCAA TCGCTCCATAGAGATGAATGGCTATACAGCAGCCCTCAGAGATCAGTACATCAACACCTCCATGTCAACACACTACCAGCTGCTACCGCACCTCTTCAGTTATGCTGCCCAATCTGGCCTGCTAGCCCCGCAGCCCCGCAACCTTTACCCACAGTCCCATCCGTTAGTGCTGCAGTTGGTGGCGGCAGAAGACCTGAACCCCCTGGCCACCCCAATGCTCATAGAAGATGG CTACAAGGTAACACAGGTGGAGCTGTTTGCCTTGCTGTGTCGCCTGGCAGACGAGCTGCTCTTCCGCCAGATCTCATGGATCAAGAAGTTGCCTTTCTTTTGTGAGCTCTCCATTGAGGACTACACCTGCCTGCTCAGCTCCACCTGGCAGGAGCTCATCCTGCTCTCCTGTCTCACAATCTACAGCGCCCAGATCTTTGGTGACCTGGCCAATGTCACAGCCAAGTACACACCATCTGATGACGAGCTGCAGGG TTTCAGTGAGGATGGCATGGAAGTGATGGAGAGGCTGATATATCTATTTCGCAAATTCCACCAGTTGAAAATCAGTAATGAGGAGTATGCTTGTATGAAAGCAATCAACTTCCTAAACCAAG ATATCAGAGGACTGTCAAACATCTCTCAGCTTGAGCAGCTGAACAAGCGCTACTGGTATGTGTGTCAAGACTATACCGAGTATAAGTATCCGCACCAGCCCAAACGCTTCCCTGAGATCATGATGTGTCTGCCAGAGATCCGCTGTATAGCAG GGAAGCTGGTCAATGTCCCTCTGGAGCAGCTCCCCCTCTTGTTCAAAGCAGTCTTGCACTCCTGCAAATCCAGCCTGACCAGCTACAGGACCGGCCCGTCACCCTGTGTGACCGCCTCCTCTGGAAATTAG
- the nr6a1a gene encoding nuclear receptor subfamily 6 group A member 1-A isoform X2, producing MEIEKRTNGFDYPERNNAKPVHDDPAEQRTCLICGDRATGLHYGIISCEGCKGFFKRSICNKRVYRCSRDKNCEMSRKQRNRCQYCRLLKCLQMGMNRKAIREDGMPGGRNKSIGPVQITEEEIERIMSGQEFKEDAPEHTWGNNGDSDHSSPSNGASEGNQPSPASTLSSNRSIEMNGYTAALRDQYINTSMSTHYQLLPHLFSYAAQSGLLAPQPRNLYPQSHPLVLQLVAAEDLNPLATPMLIEDGYKVTQVELFALLCRLADELLFRQISWIKKLPFFCELSIEDYTCLLSSTWQELILLSCLTIYSAQIFGDLANVTAKYTPSDDELQGFSEDGMEVMERLIYLFRKFHQLKISNEEYACMKAINFLNQDIRGLSNISQLEQLNKRYWYVCQDYTEYKYPHQPKRFPEIMMCLPEIRCIAGKLVNVPLEQLPLLFKAVLHSCKSSLTSYRTGPSPCVTASSGN from the exons ATGATCCAGCTGAGCAACGTACTTGCCTTATCTGTGGAGATCGAGCCACAGGCCTGCACTATGGCATCATCTCCTGTGAGGGCTGCAAGGGTTTCTTTAAGCGCAGCATTTGCAACAAGCGTGTCTATCGATGCAGCAGGGACAAGAACTGCGAGATGTCACGCAAGCAACGCAACCGCTGCCAGTATTGCCGCCTACTCAAGTGTCTACAAATGGGGATGAACCGCAAAG CAATCAGAGAGGATGGCATGCCAGGAGGAAGGAATAAAAGCATTGGGCCAGTTCAG aTCACAGAAGAAGAGATTGAGCGCATCATGTCAGGCCAGGAATTCAAGGAGGACGCCCCAGAGCATACATGGGGCAACAACGGTGACAGCGACCACAGCTCTCCCAGCAACGGCGCTTCGGAGGGCAACCAGCCGTCGCCCGCCTCCACGCTGTCATCCAA TCGCTCCATAGAGATGAATGGCTATACAGCAGCCCTCAGAGATCAGTACATCAACACCTCCATGTCAACACACTACCAGCTGCTACCGCACCTCTTCAGTTATGCTGCCCAATCTGGCCTGCTAGCCCCGCAGCCCCGCAACCTTTACCCACAGTCCCATCCGTTAGTGCTGCAGTTGGTGGCGGCAGAAGACCTGAACCCCCTGGCCACCCCAATGCTCATAGAAGATGG CTACAAGGTAACACAGGTGGAGCTGTTTGCCTTGCTGTGTCGCCTGGCAGACGAGCTGCTCTTCCGCCAGATCTCATGGATCAAGAAGTTGCCTTTCTTTTGTGAGCTCTCCATTGAGGACTACACCTGCCTGCTCAGCTCCACCTGGCAGGAGCTCATCCTGCTCTCCTGTCTCACAATCTACAGCGCCCAGATCTTTGGTGACCTGGCCAATGTCACAGCCAAGTACACACCATCTGATGACGAGCTGCAGGG TTTCAGTGAGGATGGCATGGAAGTGATGGAGAGGCTGATATATCTATTTCGCAAATTCCACCAGTTGAAAATCAGTAATGAGGAGTATGCTTGTATGAAAGCAATCAACTTCCTAAACCAAG ATATCAGAGGACTGTCAAACATCTCTCAGCTTGAGCAGCTGAACAAGCGCTACTGGTATGTGTGTCAAGACTATACCGAGTATAAGTATCCGCACCAGCCCAAACGCTTCCCTGAGATCATGATGTGTCTGCCAGAGATCCGCTGTATAGCAG GGAAGCTGGTCAATGTCCCTCTGGAGCAGCTCCCCCTCTTGTTCAAAGCAGTCTTGCACTCCTGCAAATCCAGCCTGACCAGCTACAGGACCGGCCCGTCACCCTGTGTGACCGCCTCCTCTGGAAATTAG
- the nr6a1a gene encoding nuclear receptor subfamily 6 group A member 1-A isoform X3, whose amino-acid sequence MNEENLLIDDPAEQRTCLICGDRATGLHYGIISCEGCKGFFKRSICNKRVYRCSRDKNCEMSRKQRNRCQYCRLLKCLQMGMNRKAIREDGMPGGRNKSIGPVQITEEEIERIMSGQEFKEDAPEHTWGNNGDSDHSSPSNGASEGNQPSPASTLSSNRSIEMNGYTAALRDQYINTSMSTHYQLLPHLFSYAAQSGLLAPQPRNLYPQSHPLVLQLVAAEDLNPLATPMLIEDGYKVTQVELFALLCRLADELLFRQISWIKKLPFFCELSIEDYTCLLSSTWQELILLSCLTIYSAQIFGDLANVTAKYTPSDDELQGFSEDGMEVMERLIYLFRKFHQLKISNEEYACMKAINFLNQDIRGLSNISQLEQLNKRYWYVCQDYTEYKYPHQPKRFPEIMMCLPEIRCIAGKLVNVPLEQLPLLFKAVLHSCKSSLTSYRTGPSPCVTASSGN is encoded by the exons ATGATCCAGCTGAGCAACGTACTTGCCTTATCTGTGGAGATCGAGCCACAGGCCTGCACTATGGCATCATCTCCTGTGAGGGCTGCAAGGGTTTCTTTAAGCGCAGCATTTGCAACAAGCGTGTCTATCGATGCAGCAGGGACAAGAACTGCGAGATGTCACGCAAGCAACGCAACCGCTGCCAGTATTGCCGCCTACTCAAGTGTCTACAAATGGGGATGAACCGCAAAG CAATCAGAGAGGATGGCATGCCAGGAGGAAGGAATAAAAGCATTGGGCCAGTTCAG aTCACAGAAGAAGAGATTGAGCGCATCATGTCAGGCCAGGAATTCAAGGAGGACGCCCCAGAGCATACATGGGGCAACAACGGTGACAGCGACCACAGCTCTCCCAGCAACGGCGCTTCGGAGGGCAACCAGCCGTCGCCCGCCTCCACGCTGTCATCCAA TCGCTCCATAGAGATGAATGGCTATACAGCAGCCCTCAGAGATCAGTACATCAACACCTCCATGTCAACACACTACCAGCTGCTACCGCACCTCTTCAGTTATGCTGCCCAATCTGGCCTGCTAGCCCCGCAGCCCCGCAACCTTTACCCACAGTCCCATCCGTTAGTGCTGCAGTTGGTGGCGGCAGAAGACCTGAACCCCCTGGCCACCCCAATGCTCATAGAAGATGG CTACAAGGTAACACAGGTGGAGCTGTTTGCCTTGCTGTGTCGCCTGGCAGACGAGCTGCTCTTCCGCCAGATCTCATGGATCAAGAAGTTGCCTTTCTTTTGTGAGCTCTCCATTGAGGACTACACCTGCCTGCTCAGCTCCACCTGGCAGGAGCTCATCCTGCTCTCCTGTCTCACAATCTACAGCGCCCAGATCTTTGGTGACCTGGCCAATGTCACAGCCAAGTACACACCATCTGATGACGAGCTGCAGGG TTTCAGTGAGGATGGCATGGAAGTGATGGAGAGGCTGATATATCTATTTCGCAAATTCCACCAGTTGAAAATCAGTAATGAGGAGTATGCTTGTATGAAAGCAATCAACTTCCTAAACCAAG ATATCAGAGGACTGTCAAACATCTCTCAGCTTGAGCAGCTGAACAAGCGCTACTGGTATGTGTGTCAAGACTATACCGAGTATAAGTATCCGCACCAGCCCAAACGCTTCCCTGAGATCATGATGTGTCTGCCAGAGATCCGCTGTATAGCAG GGAAGCTGGTCAATGTCCCTCTGGAGCAGCTCCCCCTCTTGTTCAAAGCAGTCTTGCACTCCTGCAAATCCAGCCTGACCAGCTACAGGACCGGCCCGTCACCCTGTGTGACCGCCTCCTCTGGAAATTAG
- the nr6a1a gene encoding nuclear receptor subfamily 6 group A member 1-A isoform X4 has product MDTWEDDPAEQRTCLICGDRATGLHYGIISCEGCKGFFKRSICNKRVYRCSRDKNCEMSRKQRNRCQYCRLLKCLQMGMNRKAIREDGMPGGRNKSIGPVQITEEEIERIMSGQEFKEDAPEHTWGNNGDSDHSSPSNGASEGNQPSPASTLSSNRSIEMNGYTAALRDQYINTSMSTHYQLLPHLFSYAAQSGLLAPQPRNLYPQSHPLVLQLVAAEDLNPLATPMLIEDGYKVTQVELFALLCRLADELLFRQISWIKKLPFFCELSIEDYTCLLSSTWQELILLSCLTIYSAQIFGDLANVTAKYTPSDDELQGFSEDGMEVMERLIYLFRKFHQLKISNEEYACMKAINFLNQDIRGLSNISQLEQLNKRYWYVCQDYTEYKYPHQPKRFPEIMMCLPEIRCIAGKLVNVPLEQLPLLFKAVLHSCKSSLTSYRTGPSPCVTASSGN; this is encoded by the exons ATGATCCAGCTGAGCAACGTACTTGCCTTATCTGTGGAGATCGAGCCACAGGCCTGCACTATGGCATCATCTCCTGTGAGGGCTGCAAGGGTTTCTTTAAGCGCAGCATTTGCAACAAGCGTGTCTATCGATGCAGCAGGGACAAGAACTGCGAGATGTCACGCAAGCAACGCAACCGCTGCCAGTATTGCCGCCTACTCAAGTGTCTACAAATGGGGATGAACCGCAAAG CAATCAGAGAGGATGGCATGCCAGGAGGAAGGAATAAAAGCATTGGGCCAGTTCAG aTCACAGAAGAAGAGATTGAGCGCATCATGTCAGGCCAGGAATTCAAGGAGGACGCCCCAGAGCATACATGGGGCAACAACGGTGACAGCGACCACAGCTCTCCCAGCAACGGCGCTTCGGAGGGCAACCAGCCGTCGCCCGCCTCCACGCTGTCATCCAA TCGCTCCATAGAGATGAATGGCTATACAGCAGCCCTCAGAGATCAGTACATCAACACCTCCATGTCAACACACTACCAGCTGCTACCGCACCTCTTCAGTTATGCTGCCCAATCTGGCCTGCTAGCCCCGCAGCCCCGCAACCTTTACCCACAGTCCCATCCGTTAGTGCTGCAGTTGGTGGCGGCAGAAGACCTGAACCCCCTGGCCACCCCAATGCTCATAGAAGATGG CTACAAGGTAACACAGGTGGAGCTGTTTGCCTTGCTGTGTCGCCTGGCAGACGAGCTGCTCTTCCGCCAGATCTCATGGATCAAGAAGTTGCCTTTCTTTTGTGAGCTCTCCATTGAGGACTACACCTGCCTGCTCAGCTCCACCTGGCAGGAGCTCATCCTGCTCTCCTGTCTCACAATCTACAGCGCCCAGATCTTTGGTGACCTGGCCAATGTCACAGCCAAGTACACACCATCTGATGACGAGCTGCAGGG TTTCAGTGAGGATGGCATGGAAGTGATGGAGAGGCTGATATATCTATTTCGCAAATTCCACCAGTTGAAAATCAGTAATGAGGAGTATGCTTGTATGAAAGCAATCAACTTCCTAAACCAAG ATATCAGAGGACTGTCAAACATCTCTCAGCTTGAGCAGCTGAACAAGCGCTACTGGTATGTGTGTCAAGACTATACCGAGTATAAGTATCCGCACCAGCCCAAACGCTTCCCTGAGATCATGATGTGTCTGCCAGAGATCCGCTGTATAGCAG GGAAGCTGGTCAATGTCCCTCTGGAGCAGCTCCCCCTCTTGTTCAAAGCAGTCTTGCACTCCTGCAAATCCAGCCTGACCAGCTACAGGACCGGCCCGTCACCCTGTGTGACCGCCTCCTCTGGAAATTAG